Sequence from the Mytilus galloprovincialis chromosome 10, xbMytGall1.hap1.1, whole genome shotgun sequence genome:
GTTGGACCATAGTGACCGGTGTTTTTTGGAAAAGGTTTCCAATTCGATTTACCAGTGTTCAGTATGAGCACTGTATATACCAGAGTGTACTTTTCGTCAACTTTGCTTAACAGTTCAAGTTTATAATACCCCTTTGTCAATAAACGTGATCTTATATTGATGGAAGTATCATTTTGCTCTACCATCAGGTTTTCCTTATGGTCGATATTTTCGGCATCATGTAATTTGACGAGTACCTCAGGAGTTGATGATGTCTTCAATGAAAGATGAAAATTACCATCTGTACATTCATAAAAGGGTTTTATACAAGAAGTTTCAAATCCCCTATCAGTAAAATCTGACGTTGTTGGACCATAGTGACGGGTGTTTTTTGGAAAAGGTTTCCAATTCGATTTACCAGTGTTCAGTATGAGCACTGTATATACCAAAGTGTACACCTCGTCGACTTTGCCGAAAAGTTGAAGTTTATAATACCCCTTATTCAATAAACGTGATCTTATATTGACGGAAGTCTCGTCTTGCTCTACCGTCAGGATTTCGTTTTGGTCGACATTTTCAGCATCATACAAATATACTAGAAAATCAGGAGTTGATGATGTCTTCAATGAAAGATGAAAATTACCATCTGTACATTCATAAAAGGGTTTTATACAAGAAGTTTCAAATCCCCTATCAGTAAAATCTGACGTTGTTGGACCATAGTGACCGGTGTTTTTTGGAAAAGGTTTCCAATTCGATTCACCAGTGTTCAGTATGAGCACTGTATATGCCAATGTGTACTTCTCGTTGCGTTTGCTAAAAAGTCCAAGTGTATAATACCCCTTTTTAAATAAAGGTGAACTTATATTGATGGAAGTATCATTTTGCTCTACCATCAGGTTTTCCTTATGGTCAACATTTTCGGCATCATGCAACTGAACTAGAATTTTAGGAGTAGAAGTTGTCTTTAAAAACAGACCAAAGTTACCATCTTTACATTCATAAAAGGGTTTTATACAAGAACTTTCAAATCCTCTATCAGTGAAATCTGGCATTGGACCATAGTGACCGGTGTTTTTTGGAAAAGGTTTCCAATTCGATTCACCAGTGTTCAGTATGAGCACTTGATATACCAAAGTGTACACCTCGTCGACTTTGACGAAAAGTTGAAGTTTATAATACCCCTTATTCAATAAACGTAATCTTATATTGACGGAAGTCTCGTCTTGCCCTACCCTCAGGTTTTCCTTATGGTCGATATTTTCGGCATCATGTAATTGGACGAGTACCTCAGGAGTGGATGTTGTCTTCAATGAAAGATAAAAATTGCCATCTGTACATTCATGCAAGGGTTTTAAGCAAGAAGTTTCAAATCCCCTATCAGTAAAATCTGGCTTTGGACCATAGTGACCGGTGTTTTTTGGAAAAGGTTTCCAATTCGATTCACCAGTGTTCAGTATGAGCACTGTATATACCAAAGTGTACACCTCGTCGACTTTGACGAAAAGTTGAAGTTTATAATACCCCTTATTCAATAAACGTGATCTTATATTGACGGAAGTCTCGTCTTGCCCTACCGTCAGGTTTTCCTTATGGTCGATATTTTCGGCATCATGTAATTGGACGAGTACCTCAGGAGTGGATGTTGTCTTCAATGAAAGATAAAAATTGCCATCTGTACATTCATGAAAGGGTTTTAAGCAAGAAGTTTCAAATCCCCTATCAGTAAAATCTGGCTTTGGACCATAGTGACCGGtgttttttggaaaatgtttcCAATTCGATTCACCAGTGTTCAGTATGAGCACTGTATATACCAAAGTGTACACCTCGTCGACTTTGACGAAAAGTTGAAGTTTATAATACCCCTTATTCAATAAACGTGATCTTATATTGACGGAAGTCTCGTCTTGCTCTACCGTCCGGTTTTCTTTTTGGTCGACATTTTCAGCATCATACAAATAAACTAGAACATCAGGAGTTGATGATGTCTTCAATGAAAGATGAAAATTGCCATCTGTACATTCATAAAAGGGTTTTAAGCAAGAAGTTTCAAATCCCCTATCAGTAAAATCTGGCGTTGGACCATAGTGACCGGTGTTTTTTGGAAAAGGTTTCCAATCCGATTCACCAGTGTTTAGTATAAGCACTGTAGATGCCAATGTGTACTTTTCGTCAACTTTGCTTAACAGTTCAAGTTTATAGTACCCCTTTGTCAATAAACGTGATCTTATATTGATGGAAGTATCATTTTGCTCTACCATCAGGTTTTCCTTATGGTCGATATTTTCGGCATCATGTAATTGGACGAGCACCTCAGGAGTTGATGATGTCTTCAATGAAAGATGAAATTTGCCATCTTTACATGTATAACTAGGTTTTATACAAAACGATTCGAACCCTCTTTCAGTAAAACTGAGCGTTGGACCATAGAACCCACCGTAATTTGGATATGGTTTCCAATTTGATTCTGCAGTTCCACAATTAATAATATATTCGGCCAATGTTgtattttcatcttttatttttgcatGCAAGCAAAGTGTATATTTTCCTCCGGATTGAGGGCGCGCAGTAGTCTTGCATTCTTTACTATCCGCACACAGCATAATAGCTGCATCAGTGCATTTTGAACCTTTATCATTATAGAAATCAAACCAGCAGTTCTGAAATGGATGAGCTGATGACTCTACTATAATTGTGCATGGAGAATTATCAATTATTACATCTGGATGAGAAAATTTGATGCCATATTGTCGTGCTTCTTTAgaaggttttattttttttgcatattcCTCTATGCTAATTGGTTTTTCGAGAAGTTGCCACTTTTTACTTTCTTCAATATTGCTGTTGAAGTACGGGAAATGATCGTAAATAAAATTTTCCGGGGAAGTAAGAAAGTAAAAGTTATTAAACTTCTTGATAAATTCCTGATTTTTGTCTACATAACCTGCACCCCATGTAGTGTCTATGAACCTCCATACCCCTTCTAGACGAACGGCGTTCCATGCATGATCGGTGTCCTGGCTGAAGGTAATGATTTCACCAAGGTTATGACCATATCCTTTGGCGTATCCGCTGATATGTTTACAAGTTATATCAAGTGCTCTGCAAAGAATAAATAAATGTTGATGAAgtatcatttttcattttctgtCGGACATTTATTCTACCTCTTCAACTTGCGCATTTCAAACTGTGAAAATTGATTTCTCTTTCCTAATGCTACGTAAGAAACAAATGTGTTTGTAGGACACCAGCCCTTTCCCAAACTCTATAATTTCAATATTCAATGAACCACGAAATTTGAGTCCAAACACTTGATCAGAATATCCTAcctgcatgacaaatatgttaatTTGTTGTCCCCACAGATAAATCCCTAAACAACATCGTtgttgtgtgtaaaactcattacattaactgcttgataaaccaattgggtattgacaattcacttggaaactcaacatataccctcacgacacttaccaacgATGAAATcatggataatcataggtctgttctttgttactgtgaaagtacttttattcgtgagGAAACACTTTTCGTGGTTTttgtggatgactttatccacgaatttaagtgtccaacgaaataaaacaacaattgtcCAAATAAAGACAGggaaagatccccatcggtaggtttgactactgatatgatctagaaaatatattgtataacgccaaatctgagaatactttgatagcagtcacagaactacaaccgcatgcaggattatacccatgtAATATTTagtaacctaaactgtacaacttttgatcttttaattctcataaaaaatacttttaatcgatgaaagtcagatttccggtattgatatgttagtatgataaagtgttcatttgcaGTTGATTTCCTCATAGTTTTCGTACATATGAGAAAttataatttcatgctgggcttgattttgaattatttgacaattcaagatacgtttatagcatttgtttatgtgactgttttctttaggtgacatgtttatggccttattaaaacatttgatggtctttaatctgttgatcactttatcatgggttaattaaTGTTATCATTACGATTTACACAAGTCAATATTGACTTTGCCATTCCTTTAACCCAGACTATTTGTAACgttcgtttctaaaggctttaatttttttttttttttttagaaaactgaAATCCACGAATTTACAAACCcaagaacatgtaaatattgctcaaaccacgaaaattgatacccacgaattaaagtactttctcAGTTCTTGGGATTtaaaccaaagatgaagaactggatcttccatcacctTATTGGATATCtgaactacataagtgtccttacaaacaacagtaAATTGCTGGGTATTCCAAGTGCTCCACggaacctctttctaaattattaacatatatcttatcagcaatcaaagccgggcttcaaagttattgtgaaactgcctattctagaggtggcgtgaatcaaaCGTGGTACTAAAGAATTTCagagatcttttagagtacatacaatctaactctctttcatcttgtaatagcattaaaacatttgacttttctacatttTACACAAATATTTCACATTCCATACTAAAAGACAAATCGGAAGAGTtgatattgctttgtttcataaaaaagaatggccaacgtagatataagtatcttgtcttaggaagggataaatcctactttgtaaaggatcaatctgattcaaacaaaacattctctgaaactgacattataaagatgcttgatttcttgattgacaacatatttgttacattcggAAGACGTGTTTTCAACAgattgtcggcattccaatgggaaccaattgtgcccgtcttgttgtcgacttgtttctttattttattattattacgaggctgacttcatacaggaatttcttaggaagaaagataagaagttagcaatatcctttaattttactttccgctatatagatgatgttctctcactaaataattcaaaattttgtgacttgttgaacacatctatcccatcgaactaaagataaaggatacaacatatacagttaagtcggcctcatatcttagcttacatgtagaaattgacaatgacggtcggttgaaaactaaactttacgacaaaacagatgatttcagctttccaattgtgaacttttcatttctaagtagtaagtaacaaagagttccaaatggagaagttgaaatcatcccttcgtaaattttacggacgccatcacgagttgatgaccgttatggaataagcgtttcacatatgatatcggatatgttccttacgtcgttatTACAATctctttccctttcatgaatgtgacctaccgaaatagactatttaccggatctGTTATGAaatggtgggattcgtgttgcttattctttagttttctatgttgtgtcaagtgtactattgtttgtctgtttgtctttttcatttttagccatggcgttgtcagtttattttcgatttatgagtttgactgtccctctgatatattTTGCccatcttttaaaatatttacatttaaataaacGGTTGTGCCAAGTTCAAAGTGATACGGCTTAAATTTATGATGAACTACCACAAGGACGATCGGGTGTTTTCCGACACCACATTGGAATGTTGCATAGCAGAAAAAAATTGGCATAAGTATTAATCGAAATGTCAATTTTTTACAGAACAATGAAAAACGTTTTCTTTGTGTActcttttttcaaaacttaacAAGTTTCGTTtcaattcttctttttatcacTAAACCTTTTAAGGAGGAATAACAAAGCTAATCCTTTTCATAAAGGCATGTGATGCCCTTTGACCGTTTTACTGAATGTaacaaaacattttcttttttttattagctTACAGCTCATAATCTATTTAAATTTCTATcgttaatgttgttttttttaaacacaaactGTTTTTCATGTATAATATCTTTCTAATCTGACTATTGAACCGCCATAAACCATACCTTCTATTTTATGTTTGACAatagcatgatataaactacataaaGCCAAAGTATGAATTCTATTTATCGTTATTAAATTTGACGCTAAAGATACCTTAAACCAAAAGTTAAATCTGATCATGAGTCAAAACCCTAATTTGccatatttataaaaaggtttGATTCgtattaaatataattatgtacTAAGTTTTAATAAGATATGATGTCGGTAATTATTTTGGCCCTCCTTGATAATATGGAATAGATCACAGTTACCAGATACCAGTGTAATATCCACTAGGGaagttgatttttttgaaaaggaAAATTCTACTGCGTTGAAAGTTATTTAAAGACGTTTAAATTGTAGTATAATTAATGTaacttttaactttcaaattCAGTTACATTAATGTGATTATTGATGTTAAGGGTGGTCGATTCTCCGAGTAAAATTTGGACCATGAAATAGAGATATAAATAGAACTAATAAATTCTGTAGTTAGTTTGATATATGATGAGGGCTAAATAGTACTTAGGAGTTCTGATGCGTTCTTATGTGCAGTTTTATATGAGACGGTCAATGATAAATCAtctaaatttttacaattttcattacAATGGTCAAAATTTGAAGAGTGTCACTGTGTTCCAGtttgcggggtgtcggctatgtttgacacggggtggcaatttcgaagcgaagaaaatctatcaaagtaagttcaagtatcaaaaCTTCTTTATTTAGAATTATAAGTACCATATAATGTACTGCACGGAAGGAACTGAAACACAATCTATTTCCTGCAAGCAAAACCTgtcgttttcagtgctctgt
This genomic interval carries:
- the LOC143048391 gene encoding uncharacterized protein LOC143048391, translating into MGCGSSSSSGTEPSNKVKNQQDLKLNYDDFKDIDEHARQAPRSVEESIETLAKYLAKPANNDIEVVRALYVWICENIRFDTNAYFGGNLSYLDTSGKGVLTSKSSVSAGYANLFESLCQALDITCKHISGYAKGYGHNLGEIITFSQDTDHAWNAVRLEGVWRFIDTTWGAGYVDKNQEFIKKFNNFYFLTSPENFIYDHFPYFNSNIEESKKWQLLEKPISIEEYAKKIKPSKEARQYGIKFSHPDVIIDNSPCTIIVESSAHPFQNCWFDFYNDKGSKCTDAAIMLCADSKECKTTARPQSGGKYTLCLHAKIKDENTTLAEYIINCGTAESNWKPYPNYGGFYGPTLSFTERGFESFCIKPSYTCKDGKFHLSLKTSSTPEVLVQLHDAENIDHKENLMVEQNDTSINIRSRLLTKGYYKLELLSKVDEKYTLASTVLILNTGESDWKPFPKNTGHYGPTPDFTDRGFETSCLKPFYECTDGNFHLSLKTSSTPDVLVYLYDAENVDQKENRTVEQDETSVNIRSRLLNKGYYKLQLFVKVDEVYTLVYTVLILNTGESNWKHFPKNTGHYGPKPDFTDRGFETSCLKPFHECTDGNFYLSLKTTSTPEVLVQLHDAENIDHKENLTVGQDETSVNIRSRLLNKGYYKLQLFVKVDEVYTLVYTVLILNTGESNWKPFPKNTGHYGPKPDFTDRGFETSCLKPLHECTDGNFYLSLKTTSTPEVLVQLHDAENIDHKENLRVGQDETSVNIRLRLLNKGYYKLQLFVKVDEVYTLVYQVLILNTGESNWKPFPKNTGHYGPMPDFTDRGFESSCIKPFYECKDGNFGLFLKTTSTPKILVQLHDAENVDHKENLMVEQNDTSINISSPLFKKGYYTLGLFSKRNEKYTLAYTVLILNTGESNWKPFPKNTGHYGPTTSDFTDRGFETSCIKPFYECTDGNFHLSLKTSSTPDFLVYLYDAENVDQNEILTVEQDETSVNIRSRLLNKGYYKLQLFGKVDEVYTLVYTVLILNTGKSNWKPFPKNTRHYGPTTSDFTDRGFETSCIKPFYECTDGNFHLSLKTSSTPEVLVKLHDAENIDHKENLMVEQNDTSINIRSRLLTKGYYKLELLSKVDEKYTLVYTVLILNTGKSNWKPFPKNTGHYGPTPDFTDRGFETSCIKPFYECTDGNFHLSLKTTSTPDVLVDLHDAENVDQNEILTVEQDETSVNIRSRLLNKGYYKLQLCGKVDEVYTLVYTVLILNTGKSNWKPFPKNTGHYGPTPDFTDRGFETSCLKPFYECTDGNFHLSLKTSSTPDVLVYLYDAENVDQKENRTVEQDETSVNIRSRLLNKGYYKLQLFVKVDEVYTLVYTGLILNTGESNWKPFPKNTGHYGPNPDFTDRGFETSCLKPFHECTDGNFYLSLKTTSTPEVLVQLHDAENIDHKENLTVGQDETSVNIRSRLLNKGYYKLQLFVKVDEVYPLVYQVLILNTGESNWKPFPKNTGHYGPMPDFTDRGFESSCIKPFYECKDGNFGLFLKTTSTPKILVQLHDAENVDHKENLMVEQNDTFINISSPLFKKGYYTLGLFSKRNEKYTLAYTVLILNTGESNWKPFPKNTGHYGPTTSDFTDRGFETSCIKPFYECTDGNFHLSLKTSSTPDFLVYLYDAENVDQNEILTVEQDETSVNIRSRLLNKGYYKLKLFGKVDEVYTLVYTVLILNTGKSNWKPFPKNTRHYGPTPDFTDRGFETSCIKPFYECTDGNFHLSLKTTSTPDVLVDLHDAENVDQKEILTVEQDETSVNIRSRLLNKGYYKLQLFGKVDEVYTLVYKVLILNTAESDVKSMFPITYTTTTKY